The following proteins are encoded in a genomic region of Prochlorococcus marinus XMU1408:
- the purN gene encoding phosphoribosylglycinamide formyltransferase produces the protein MKQDNREYTDKKLSYHLNDLNLISPLDSEIPLFEPKIKLGILASGNGSNFEYIIKSIQNKQLNAEISILIVNNPNCLAIKKAIKYKIPYVIINHRDCDSRVEHDMLVMKKLEELSVELVVMAGWMRIVGKEIINMYKNRLINIHPSILPSFKGIDAIQQAIDHRVTITGCTVHYVQKEVDSGSIIIQAAVPIKKQDTKDSLKKRIQKMEHIILPLAIATVAKDIRTNFKDKK, from the coding sequence ATGAAACAAGATAATAGAGAATATACGGATAAGAAATTATCTTATCATTTAAATGATCTGAACCTAATTAGTCCCTTAGATTCAGAAATCCCATTATTTGAGCCAAAAATAAAATTAGGTATTCTTGCCTCAGGTAATGGTTCAAATTTCGAGTACATTATTAAATCCATTCAAAACAAACAACTTAATGCTGAAATTTCTATATTAATTGTCAATAATCCTAATTGCTTAGCAATAAAAAAAGCGATCAAATACAAAATACCTTATGTGATTATAAATCATAGAGATTGTGATTCGAGAGTTGAACATGACATGTTGGTAATGAAAAAACTTGAAGAATTATCAGTTGAACTAGTTGTTATGGCTGGATGGATGAGAATTGTAGGTAAGGAAATCATTAATATGTATAAAAACAGACTAATTAATATTCATCCATCAATTTTACCATCATTTAAAGGTATTGATGCAATACAGCAGGCAATAGATCATAGAGTAACTATTACTGGTTGTACAGTTCACTATGTGCAAAAAGAAGTTGATTCTGGCTCAATAATTATTCAAGCGGCAGTCCCTATAAAAAAACAAGATACTAAAGATTCATTAAAAAAAAGAATTCAAAAAATGGAACATATAATATTACCTTTAGCGATAGCAACAGTAGCAAAGGACATAAGAACTAACTTCAAGGATAAAAAGTAA
- the argC gene encoding N-acetyl-gamma-glutamyl-phosphate reductase, which translates to MAISTSKAGRIAIIGASGYGGLQLVKLINEHPNFEISTLNGERSVGKSWNEINPYIKLLKDKEITKSNIDEIAQDSDYAILSLPNGLSSQLTPSLLEKGIKILDLSADYRFKSLDKWKEVYSNEAAKYQRHDYELCEEAVYGFSEEFSNEIAKSRLIACPGCYPTSSLSVLIPFLKQGLIESEGIIIDAKSGTSGGGRNPSEQLLLSECSESIKPYGVIGHRHTAEIEGIASYFAGHEVNLQFTPHLVPMVRGILTTVYARLRDPGLTAEDCKTLIEAFYKNQTFIDILPVGTYPATKWVKNTNKVMISIEVDKRNGRIVLMSVIDNLLKGQAGQAIQNLNIMHGLESDIGLPKITFYP; encoded by the coding sequence ATGGCAATTAGTACATCGAAAGCTGGGAGGATCGCAATCATTGGAGCATCTGGATATGGAGGACTTCAACTCGTTAAATTGATTAATGAGCATCCAAACTTTGAGATTTCAACTTTAAATGGAGAGCGATCAGTAGGTAAAAGCTGGAATGAAATTAATCCTTATATAAAACTTTTGAAGGATAAAGAGATAACAAAAAGCAATATTGATGAAATCGCACAAGATTCTGATTATGCAATCTTGAGTTTGCCTAACGGCTTATCATCACAGTTAACCCCCTCATTATTAGAAAAAGGTATTAAGATACTTGATTTATCAGCCGATTACAGATTTAAATCATTAGATAAATGGAAGGAAGTCTATTCCAATGAAGCTGCTAAATATCAAAGACATGATTATGAATTATGTGAAGAAGCTGTTTATGGTTTTTCAGAGGAATTTAGTAACGAAATCGCAAAGTCTAGATTAATTGCTTGTCCAGGATGCTATCCAACGTCATCTCTAAGTGTACTTATTCCATTCCTAAAACAAGGATTAATAGAAAGTGAGGGAATTATTATTGATGCAAAATCCGGGACATCCGGAGGCGGAAGAAATCCAAGCGAACAACTTTTATTGTCTGAATGCTCTGAATCTATTAAGCCCTATGGAGTGATTGGGCATAGGCATACGGCAGAAATAGAAGGTATCGCTAGTTACTTTGCTGGTCATGAAGTCAATTTACAATTTACTCCTCATTTGGTGCCGATGGTTCGAGGGATTTTAACGACAGTTTACGCTCGTTTAAGAGATCCTGGCTTAACAGCAGAAGACTGCAAAACTCTTATTGAAGCTTTTTATAAAAATCAAACATTTATTGATATTTTGCCTGTGGGAACTTATCCAGCTACTAAATGGGTTAAAAATACTAATAAAGTTATGATTTCAATTGAAGTTGATAAACGTAATGGAAGAATAGTACTAATGAGTGTTATTGATAATCTTCTAAAAGGTCAAGCAGGACAGGCTATACAAAATTTAAATATTATGCACGGACTTGAATCAGATATTGGGCTCCCAAAAATTACTTTTTATCCTTGA